In one window of Gudongella oleilytica DNA:
- a CDS encoding IS1634 family transposase, with protein MYITISGKGSHRIVQLRDDRRVPGTDKRKAVIVKNYGNYEKLLAENPHIIEELKEEAKRLTREKNAESAPITLTVPTKEITSAEDVTSSFRFGHALIQNLWRELKLEKFFERYAGKRDPEELIQSIFYLLARRCTDPGSIYSCYQVQSQYAGHTEQTLDALYGVLDILAESKEDLIEFLSVFFQKKTKRKNGCAYYDVTTHSFESTKWGELRMFGFSKSHKNNEVQVVMGLLIDNNGIPVTYELFPGNTMDQSTLTKSVERLRELYRLEKITVVADRGLNSGTNLGYLCSQDHNFVISYTLKRSTQEFKKLALNPEGWKVTSVNKESGEVLTMEKVVEQTLEYKTEGLALDAPEGAEEGIKKKRGRPKKYQHHTVPVKIHLTWSAKRASKDRGDRQRMLEKLMKKMDKPYQMKAAVKRGVNQFLEMELETENWKISEEKIRESEKYDGYYAIITNNLELSTLEVVEIYRGLWRIEESFRIMKTDLQATPAFVWTDKHIEGHFALCFLALTIMRYLQYKIADHTGAQVSAANLMEALSGPTVITQGTYPSITVTPININQTYLDISKILGMAALRQNMTLTQFRSATKLNLVKNLE; from the coding sequence ATGTATATCACAATCAGCGGAAAAGGAAGTCATCGCATTGTCCAGTTGCGTGATGATCGACGAGTTCCAGGCACAGATAAAAGAAAAGCGGTCATCGTAAAAAATTATGGTAACTATGAAAAGTTGCTGGCAGAAAACCCTCATATCATTGAGGAACTGAAAGAAGAAGCAAAGCGCTTAACACGGGAAAAGAATGCTGAGTCTGCTCCAATTACCTTAACTGTGCCCACAAAAGAGATTACCTCCGCCGAAGACGTGACGTCTTCGTTCCGTTTCGGACACGCCCTGATTCAGAACCTCTGGAGAGAACTGAAATTGGAGAAGTTCTTTGAACGATATGCTGGAAAAAGAGATCCTGAAGAGCTAATACAAAGCATCTTCTACCTCTTGGCTAGGAGATGTACGGATCCCGGCAGTATTTACAGCTGTTATCAAGTACAGAGCCAATATGCTGGTCATACGGAACAGACTTTGGATGCACTCTATGGAGTTTTGGATATCCTAGCAGAGTCTAAAGAGGATCTCATTGAATTCCTATCTGTTTTCTTCCAGAAGAAAACGAAACGAAAGAATGGTTGCGCCTATTACGATGTCACCACTCATTCCTTTGAGAGCACCAAATGGGGTGAACTGAGAATGTTTGGTTTCTCAAAATCCCACAAAAACAATGAAGTTCAAGTAGTTATGGGACTTCTAATTGATAACAATGGGATTCCTGTAACCTATGAACTTTTTCCTGGAAACACTATGGATCAGTCAACTTTAACGAAGTCAGTGGAAAGACTGAGAGAGTTATATCGTTTAGAGAAGATCACAGTAGTCGCAGATAGAGGACTTAATAGTGGTACAAACCTAGGCTACCTATGCTCACAGGATCATAACTTTGTAATCAGCTATACGCTGAAACGATCCACGCAAGAGTTTAAAAAACTGGCCTTGAATCCAGAGGGATGGAAAGTGACTTCGGTAAACAAAGAGAGCGGCGAGGTTCTGACCATGGAGAAAGTGGTGGAACAAACATTGGAATACAAGACAGAAGGTCTAGCGCTGGACGCACCGGAGGGTGCGGAAGAAGGCATAAAGAAGAAGCGTGGACGACCTAAAAAGTATCAACACCATACTGTTCCGGTGAAGATCCATCTGACATGGAGCGCTAAAAGAGCGTCGAAAGACCGCGGTGATCGGCAACGAATGCTTGAAAAACTGATGAAAAAAATGGATAAGCCTTATCAGATGAAAGCAGCGGTGAAAAGAGGGGTAAACCAGTTCTTGGAGATGGAACTGGAGACAGAAAACTGGAAAATCAGCGAAGAGAAAATTAGGGAATCTGAAAAATATGATGGATATTACGCTATCATCACGAACAATCTAGAGTTATCAACCCTTGAAGTAGTTGAAATCTATCGTGGTTTGTGGAGAATCGAAGAGAGTTTTAGGATCATGAAGACAGATTTACAGGCGACCCCTGCTTTTGTTTGGACCGATAAACACATCGAAGGACACTTTGCATTGTGCTTTTTAGCCTTAACTATTATGAGATATCTACAGTATAAGATTGCAGATCACACTGGAGCGCAGGTATCCGCTGCAAATCTCATGGAAGCTTTGTCAGGACCTACCGTTATTACGCAGGGAACTTATCCCAGTATTACCGTAACCCCGATCAATATAAACCAGACATACCTGGACATCAGTAAGATTCTTGGCATGGCCGCACTCAGACAGAATATGACTTTGACTCAGTTTCGGAGTGCAACAAAATTGAATTTAGTGAAGAATCTAGAATAA
- a CDS encoding ImmA/IrrE family metallo-endopeptidase, whose protein sequence is MEFILREAKRLIQKHKTRNPFEIADCLNINVLYRPLGKLKGIYIYTRRSRYICINNELDSPARRLVCAHEIGHDRFHRHLAKMNPQAQELISYDMSSKPEREANVFAAEILLPDDEVIKLINDADMNFFRAARELYVPPELMDFKFQILKNRGYRLEAPLNATGDFLKK, encoded by the coding sequence ATGGAATTTATTTTGAGAGAAGCCAAAAGGTTGATCCAAAAGCATAAAACCCGAAACCCTTTTGAGATTGCCGATTGTCTTAATATTAATGTTCTCTACAGGCCGCTCGGCAAGCTTAAAGGGATTTACATATACACAAGGCGGAGCCGGTATATCTGCATTAACAATGAATTGGACAGTCCTGCCAGACGATTGGTATGCGCTCATGAAATTGGCCATGACCGCTTCCACAGGCATTTGGCCAAAATGAATCCCCAGGCCCAGGAGCTTATCAGCTATGATATGTCATCAAAGCCGGAAAGGGAAGCAAATGTTTTCGCTGCAGAAATCCTCTTGCCTGATGATGAGGTTATTAAACTGATAAATGACGCAGATATGAATTTTTTCAGAGCCGCAAGGGAACTTTATGTACCACCTGAATTAATGGATTTCAAATTTCAGATATTGAAAAATAGAGGCTACAGGCTTGAAGCTCCATTAAATGCTACCGGAGATTTCCTGAAAAAATAA